One stretch of Zingiber officinale cultivar Zhangliang chromosome 6B, Zo_v1.1, whole genome shotgun sequence DNA includes these proteins:
- the LOC121990729 gene encoding probable F-box protein At4g22030, protein MAALQARGLIFPSSSSSSHGYQRVRALLRVPVDLGRLGVSLPKFPQIAKRQEGRISLGELDKIDADSSRSLAPAMADELVLSKMYAVLEAIADRAEMHAIIGEQRNNWNHLFTSSVNSITLAASLMAGVASISAAGDPLAFKVSSAILFAAAAGIMMITSKIQPSQLAEEQRNATRLWRQLGRSIETSLGHRFPTDRDVSEAVEKMLALEKAYPLPLVPGMLEKFPAVVEPTRWWPKIQPKRSRATRAGNGWSKDLEEEMKGALRVLKVKDEEEYIKLSNLALNVNKALATAGPLLACAAAMSTGLIGSPALGPFPAFVTVVGGVLAATVNTLEHGGQVGMVLELFRNCAGFYRRLQEEIESNLEEEEADRRENGEVFEMKIALQLGRSVSELRELAAYASPSREDEDIKECAGKLF, encoded by the coding sequence ATGGCAGCCCTGCAAGCCCGAGGCCTAATTTTCCCCTCATCCTCTTCTTCGAGCCACGGCTACCAGAGGGTCCGTGCTCTTCTCAGAGTTCCTGTCGATCTTGGAAGACTTGGAGTCTCCCTGCCCAAGTTTCCACAGATCGCCAAGCGGCAAGAAGGTCGAATTAGCCTCGGAGAACTCGATAAGATTGACGCCGACAGCAGCCGATCGCTGGCACCTGCAATGGCCGACGAGCTCGTGCTCTCGAAGATGTACGCCGTACTGGAAGCGATCGCCGACCGAGCCGAGATGCACGCCATCATCGGAGAGCAGAGGAACAACTGGAACCACCTCTTCACCAGCTCCGTCAACTCCATCACCCTCGCCGCCTCCTTGATGGCGGGTGTAGCATCCATCTCTGCCGCCGGCGACCCCTTGGCCTTCAAGGTGTCGTCGGCCATCCTGTTCGCGGCCGCAGCCGGGATCATGATGATCACGAGCAAGATTCAGCCCTCACAGTTGGCGGAGGAACAAAGAAATGCGACGCGGTTGTGGAGGCAGCTCGGGAGGTCCATCGAAACAAGTCTCGGCCACCGATTCCCGACCGATCGCGACGTCTCGGAGGCAGTAGAGAAGATGCTGGCGCTTGAGAAGGCCTACCCGCTTCCCCTGGTCCCGGGGATGCTAGAGAAGTTCCCGGCGGTAGTGGAGCCCACTCGGTGGTGGCCTAAAATTCAACCGAAGAGATCACGAGCAACGCGCGCCGGCAATGGCTGGAGCAAAGATCTCGAAGAGGAGATGAAGGGAGCGCTCAGAGTGCTCAAAGTAAAAGACGAGGAAGAGTACATTAAGCTGAGTAACTTGGCACTGAACGTCAACAAGGCCTTGGCCACGGCCGGACCACTTCTAGCATGCGCCGCCGCGATGAGCACCGGTTTGATAGGTTCTCCTGCGCTCGGTCCGTTCCCGGCATTTGTGACCGTCGTCGGCGGCGTGCTTGCGGCGACAGTTAACACGTTGGAGCACGGTGGGCAAGTGGGGATGGTGTTGGAGCTGTTCCGCAACTGCGCAGGGTTCTACCGGAGGTTGCAGGAGGAGATCGAGAGCAacctggaggaggaggaggccgaTAGGAGGGAGAACGGCGAGGTGTTTGAGATGAAGATAGCGCTGCAATTGGGGAGAAGCGTGTCTGAGCTCAGAGAACTCGCAGCCTATGCGTCTCCTTCGCGCGAAGACGAAGACATCAAGGAGTGCGCTGGGAAGCTGTTTTGA
- the LOC121990728 gene encoding mavicyanin-like produces MASLNSLILCALLVTATVSSLAAAANLYKVGDADGWRVPGQNDSDMYAAWADKHVFHVGDSIVFEYKNDSVLRSSKTEYYHCNETAGGPTPKDGTTVFVLDQPGFYYYVSSDVEHCKRGQRVMIRAVDGGISPATDIAAAPAPAPDSSSTVSWRMAPIHELAALISALIFVACS; encoded by the exons ATGGCATCCCTTAACTCCCTGATACTCTGCGCGCTCCTCGTGACGGCCACCGTGAGTTCCCTCGCCGCGGCGGCCAACCTCTACAAGGTCGGCGACGCCGACGGCTGGCGAGTCCCGGGGCAGAACGACTCCGACATGTACGCAGCCTGGGCCGACAAGCACGTCTTTCACGTCGGCGACTCCATCG TTTTCGAGTACAAGAACGACTCGGTGCTGAGATCGAGCAAAACAGAGTACTACCACTGCAACGAGACGGCCGGCGGGCCGACGCCGAAGGACGGGACCACCGTCTTCGTGCTTGACCAACCCGGGTTCTACTACTACGTCAGCAGCGACGTCGAGCACTGCAAGAGAGGGCAGAGGGTGATGATACGGGCCGTGGACGGCGGCATTAGTCCGGCCACTGATATCGCTGCGGCGCCTGCGCCGGCGCCGGATTCGAGTTCGACGGTGTCGTGGAGAATGGCACCGATTCATGAGTTGGCGGCACTAATTAGCGCCTTGATCTTCGTGGCTTGCTCGTAG
- the LOC121991848 gene encoding serine/threonine/tyrosine-protein kinase HT1-like encodes MAEEESSWLRRANFSHTIYHRLALVHLSSVPLLMPPESCLELKTKRTAEVLQSASFSLPARRRTESKAASSLSHSTSLPSLRSLLQDSRELELKSEVSNSIPSASCSPLKIDNHIGFKSKGSCNVESSGLSVSTDRQTLLGMKNISLGFKPGTLNRSMNKPSVRFHLDSDSQSFTPFSFREGHNSKPKQRSASPLPTTRLSDTFKEAMANKKRFSTPPPRRKGSDKNVLSKLFLKEGHTRVHSSRHAADHLHIFPRKGRDKHNKSHRDTSWTRYFEHGVRKVNAIETSEEWMVDLSQLYLGNRFASGAHSKLYHGIYKNQPVAVKIIRQPDADDDDDENGLMAARLEKQFTREVTLLAHLYHRNVIKLIAASKRPPVFCIITEYLSGGSLRAFLHKLEQKPLPLQKLLAFALDIAKGMEYIHSQGVIHRDLKPENILFDQDFCIKIADFGIACEVAYCDTLAEDAGTFRWMAPEMIKDKPYGQKVDVYSFGLVMWEMLTGRVPYEEMTPIQAAFAVVDKNLRPVVPPECPAALRALIEQCWTLHPDKRPDFWQIVKVLEQFESALAQNGTLDTATNMNCQDHKNRLLQWIQKLKPTHANDSSSPTTPRHLHSMPKLL; translated from the exons ATGGCAGAAGAGGAAAGCTCTTGGTTGAGGAGGGCAAATTTCTCTCACACTATTTACCACAGGTTAGCACTGGTTCACCTATCTTCAGTCCCTTTGCTCATGCCACCTGAAAGCTGTCTGGAATTGAAAACGAAAAGGACTGCAGAAGTGTTACAATCGGCATCATTCTCACTGCCTGCCCGTCGAAGAACTGAATCAAAAGCAGCAAGCTCCTTGTCTCATTCTACTAGTTTGCCATCATTGAGGTCATTGTTGCAAGATAGCCGTGAGCTAGAACTTAAATCAGAAGTGTCAAATTCGATTCCTTCAGCTTCTTGCTCTCCTCTGAAGATTGATAATCATATTGGTTTCAAGTCAAAGGGATCGTGTAATGTAGAATCCTCTGGCCTTTCTGTTAGTACTGATCGACAAACTCTACTCGGTATGAAGAACATAAGTTTAGGTTTCAAGCCAGGGACCTTAAACCGCAGCATGAATAAACCTTCAGTTCGGTTTCACTTGGATTCTGATTCTCAGAGTTTTACCCCATTTTCTTTTAGGGAAGGACACAATTCTAAACCAAAGCAGAGGTCTGCTTCTCCTCTTCCTACAACCCGCCTTTCAGACACCTTTAAGGAAGCAATGGCTAACAAGAAGCGGTTCTCGACCCCACCGCCTAGGAGGAAAGGGTCAGACAAGAATGTCTTAAGCAAGTTGTTTTTGAAAGAAGGCCACACGAGAGTTCATTCATCAAGGCATGCAGCTGACCATCTGCACATCTTCCCAAGGAAGGGGAGAGATAAGCATAATAAAAGTCACAGGGATACTTCATGGACTAGATACTTTGAACATGGTGTTAGGAAGGTAAATGCTATAGAAACTTCTGAAGAATGGATGGTCGATTTATCCCAATTGTACCTTGGGAATAGGTTTGCTTCAGGAGCTCATAGCAAGTTATATCATGGTATCTATAAAAATCAGCCTGTTGCAGTTAAGATCATCAGACAACCTGATGCTGATGATGATGACGACGAAAATGGCCTCATGGCTGCACGTTTGGAGAAACAGTTTACAAGGGAAGTCACACTCCTTGCCCATCTTTATCATCGAAATGTAATAAAG TTGATAGCAGCAAGCAAAAGGCCTCCCGTCTTTTGCATTATCACTGAATATCTGTCAGGAGGATCCTTGAGAGCTTTTCTTCACAAACTCGAACAAAAACCTCTCCCTCTGCAGAAACTTTTAGCATTTGCACTAGATATTGCCAAAGGAATGGAATATATTCACTCACAAGGGGTCATTCATAGGGATTTGAAGCCTGAGAATATTCTTTTTGATCAAGACTTTTGTATAAAAATTGCTGACTTTGGAATAGCCTGTGAGGTAGCATACTGCGATACTTTAGCGGAGGATGCTGGGACATTTAGATGGATGGCACCTGAGATGATTAAAGACAAACCTTATGGGCAAAAGGTTGATGTTTACAGTTTTGGACTAGTGATGTGGGAGATGCTAACTGGAAGGGTCCCTTACGAGGAAATGACACCTATTCAAGCTGCTTTTGCAGTAGTTGATAAG AACTTGCGACCTGTTGTGCCTCCTGAGTGCCCTGCCGCCCTTCGAGCATTGATCGAGCAATGCTGGACACTCCATCCAGACAAGCGACCTGACTTTTGGCAAATAGTGAAGGTTTTGGAACAGTTTGAATCTGCTCTCGCACAAAATGGCACACTTGATACGGCCACAAACATGAACTGCCAAGATCACAAGAACCGACTTCTTCAATGGATCCAAAAGCTCAAGCCAACGCATGCCAACGACTCAAGTTCTCCGACAACTCCCAGACATTTGCATTCAATGCCCAAACTTCTGTAG
- the LOC121991850 gene encoding pentatricopeptide repeat-containing protein At2g15630, mitochondrial-like, translated as MIRSGRLWRRCFASDAFAHSSARGMPPTPVASASPTAVVSDSIELDADAIAASVRNSLWPSVDPFLPRLSHPLLPAVLHRLRSHPALILSLLDRIGYHRLDLRSLATATAILSLSSPRQADPTLRILKQAVITSGCAESPEHVFHALLEAHRELEHSQPPTVLDLLLRAYADSRKPDTALEVFYLMKDASLVPRIDSCNTLLSAFLKSNELGKAWMLYAEMFRMRIPSNVATFNIMINLLCKEKKLKKAETFIQYMESFGIKPTVITYNTILHAHCSSGKVQSALQILNSMREKGIEPDSYSYSTLMSGLSKAGRIEDASLMLVEMANRGLVPNAVTYNALIDGLCNKGDLQGALGYLDKMVQGGIEPTVTTYNLLLHALFMQGKKKEVDALIEEMEQKGVVRDAITFNILINGHCKEGNAHHALKLFEEMSRKGLQPTKITYTSLIYGLCKRNQLNDANTLFRAAMDKGLSPDLVMYNALIDGHCGCGKIERALELLKEMKTKKISPDEVTYNSLMRGLCLQGKVDEASRLIDVMNRMGLMPDLVSYNTLISGYSRRGDIEGALGMRDEMLNKGFNPTLITYNALIQGLCKNGEGESAEGLLKEMVSKGITPDDTTYIALIEGLNNTETLIKGKES; from the coding sequence ATGATCCGATCTGGCCGCCTATGGCGGCGCTGCTTCGCGAGCGACGCTTTCGCCCACTCCTCCGCTCGCGGCATGCCTCCGACCCCAGTTGCCTCCGCGTCTCCGACGGCTGTAGTGTCGGATTCGATTGAACTCGACGCGGATGCCATCGCGGCCTCCGTGCGCAACTCGCTCTGGCCGTCCGTCGATCCCTTCCTGCCTCGCCTCTCCCATCCGCTCCTCCCCGCAGTCCTCCACCGCCTCCGATCCCATCCCGCTCTAATCCTAAGTTTGCTCGATCGCATCGGCTACCACCGCCTCGACCTCCGCTCCCTTGCCACCGCCACTGCGATACTCTCCCTATCCTCCCCGCGCCAGGCCGACCCCACTCTTCGCATTCTCAAGCAAGCCGTCATTACTTCCGGCTGCGCGGAATCTCCAGAGCATGTCTTCCATGCGCTCCTTGAAGCCCACCGGGAACTCGAGCACTCCCAGCCGCCGACCGTACTCGATCTCCTTCTCAGAGCCTACGCCGATTCTAGAAAACCGGATACAGCCCTCGAAGTGTTCTATCTCATGAAAGATGCATCTTTGGTCCCAAGGATCGATTCTTGCAACACTCTGTTGAGCGCGTTCTTGAAGTCGAACGAATTGGGGAAAGCTTGGATGTTGTATGCTGAAATGTTCCGGATGAGGATTCCATCAAATGTTGCGACCTTTAACATCATGATCAATCTGTTGTGCAAGGAAAAGAAGCTCAAAAAGGCGGAGACTTTCATACAATACATGGAGAGCTTTGGGATTAAGCCGACAGTCATAACCTACAACACCATTCTTCATGCCCATTGCTCGAGTGGCAAAGTCCAGTCTGCTTTACAGATTCTAAACTCGATGAGGGAGAAAGGAATTGAGCCCGATTCCTACAGCTACAGCACGCTTATGTCTGGGCTTTCTAAAGCAGGTAGAATCGAAGACGCCTCATTGATGCTCGTTGAAATGGCTAACAGAGGCTTGGTTCCAAATGCTGTAACCTACAACGCACTGATTGATGGACTCTGCAATAAGGGAGATTTGCAGGGTGCACTTGGATACCTAGATAAGATGGTGCAGGGTGGAATTGAGCCTACTGTGACAACCTACAATTTGCTTTTGCACGCTTTGTTCATGCAGGGGAAGAAAAAAGAGGTTGATGCTTTAATTGAGGAGATGGAGCAAAAAGGAGTGGTGCGTGATGCGATCACATTTAACATTCTGATCAATGGGCACTGCAAGGAAGGCAATGCACATCATGCGCTCAAACTGTTTGAAGAAATGTCAAGAAAAGGGCTTCAGCCAACTAAAATTACCTACACTTCATTGATCTATGGCCTCTGCAAGAGAAACCAGCTCAATGACGCAAACACATTATTTAGAGCTGCCATGGACAAGGGTTTATCGCCCGATCTCGTGATGTATAATGCATTGATCGATGGGCACTGTGGCTGTGGGAAAATTGAGCGAGCTCTTGAGCTTTTGAAGGAGATGAAGACGAAAAAGATATCCCCGGATGAAGTGACATACAATTCCTTGATGAGGGGCCTATGTTTGCAAGGGAAGGTAGATGAGGCTAGCCGACTAATTGACGTGATGAATAGAATGGGGCTCATGCCCGACCTTGTCAGTTATAATACATTGATCAGTGGTTATAGCAGGAGAGGCGATATCGAAGGCGCCTTAGGAATGCGAGATGAGATGTTGAATAAGGGTTTCAATCCAACACTGATAACATATAATGCCTTGATACAAGGTTTGTGCAAAAATGGAGAAGGCGAAAGTGCCGAAGGGCTCCTCAAAGAGATGGTGAGCAAAGGTATAACTCCTGATGATACTACTTACATTGCTCTAATTGAAGGACTCAATAACACTGAAACTCTGATAAAGGGTAAGGAATCATAG